The following DNA comes from Caviibacter abscessus.
CTTTTTTTAGAAAAAACAGGTGAAAAAATTTTTAAACATTGTGCTATAAATGCTGAAATAAAAACTAAATCAATTATTTTATTGTTTAAAATTATTCCATTACTCATTTTTAATTTCTCTTCCTAAATTCATAAAATTCTCGTGTAATTGGTCCTTTATTATTCTTTTCATCAACTCTTTTTTTAAAAAATATCATAACATGTCCTATTGATGAGACACAAATACTTGACGTTGCTTTTGCAATATTATCTTCTAATTCTCTTGTAATAAATTCATCTGAATTATTTAAAATTTTAACTTTTATTAATTCTTGCTTATCTATAACTTGTTTTATACTTTCAATAACACTGTCGCTTATTCCT
Coding sequences within:
- the yhbY gene encoding ribosome assembly RNA-binding protein YhbY; this translates as MKLTSKERNFLRKKAHDLEPIVRIGKSGISDSVIESIKQVIDKQELIKVKILNNSDEFITRELEDNIAKATSSICVSSIGHVMIFFKKRVDEKNNKGPITREFYEFRKRN